The Oncorhynchus mykiss isolate Arlee chromosome 5, USDA_OmykA_1.1, whole genome shotgun sequence DNA window GGGTGGAGTCCTTATAGGAGTCCTCGTTCAGATTGTCCAGGTGTCCGATGGCCTCATCAAAGGCCTCCTTGGCCAGCTTGCAGGCCTCCTCGGGGGCGTTTTGGATCTCATAGTAGAACACAGAGAAGTTGAGGGCCAGACCTAGGCGGATGGGGTGGGTGGCCGCCATGCTCTTGCTGATCTCGTAGGCCTCCTTGTAGGCTCCCTCGGAGGACTCCACGGCGGAGGTCTTCTTCTCGGCCGTGGCCACCTCGGCCAGGTAGCGGTAGTAGTCACCCTTCATCTTCAGGTAGAACACCTTGCTCTCCAGCTGGTCTTCTCCGCAGCTCTTGATGAGGAACTGGTCGAGCAGGTTGAGCACGTCCTGGCAGACCGTCTCCAGCTCCTTCTCGATGGTCTCCCGGTAGGCCTTCACCAGCTCCAGCTTCTTGTCGTTGCCGTCGGCCATGGCCCTCTGCTCGATGCTGGAGGTGACGCGCCAGGAGGACCGCCGGGCCCCCACCACGTTCTTGTAGGCCACGGAGAGCAGGTTGCGGTCATCGTTACTCAGAGGCTCACTCAGCTCAGTCACCTGGTGAGGACATAGAAGTGTTGCAAAGAATGGTGTCAGGATGTGAAAATGCTACCGTATCATAAACCTtccataaattaaaataaatgtacCATTGACCTAACATTCCTATCCTGAATAAAAGCTCTATAAATTGACCAATGACAAAGGTGTGACGTTGCAGGGTGCATGCATGCCTAGCTGGAGAAAGCCTAGACTGTGCTGTATTTGTGGCTGAAGCTGTGCTTGATTCTTAACTGTGAATATAAAAccctattttttttatataaaggtGCTTGTCTTATGCCTTTTGAGAAACAGGCTACATTTAAGTCATACGCTGAATATGTATCCATCATCGTCGATCCATCAAACTGCAGCCATTTCCACCCTTGCAGACAGGTTTGTGGGTGCGTTAAAGGAGCAAAACCTGGTCGTTTATAAACTTCCAGCATCATATTTGTTCGTAATTGAATTAATTGTACCTCTGTCTGGCATACATTTGACGACTATTCTGTATATTAGTCTATTACAGGAAAGGTCAAAAAAACAGCTTTCAAGCTTGGAATATATCTAGTTTTATTCAATCGGCCCAAAGTGCTTTAGTGAACGAACGCACCCAACGTGTGTCCCTGTTCAGCCTCTAGGCTAGtgctgctactactgcatcatagacAAGCCGTAGCCACGAAACCAGACCACCACCAGTTTCATTGTTAGCTCAGCTAGCTCTTTAGCTACCACATTCacttctaaaaaatatatatggcaaAATAACATAGCAAAAGAAGCAAACTAGCCAACCTTGGTATTGTGTGCACCAGGTTACACATTGATTTATGATAATGCACAGAATTCTGGAAATGATTTATTAGATTAAGACGATAATCCCAGTTActatagttagttagctagttagcaagAGGCTACATTGTCTGACTAGTGAATAATGTAATATTAGATTACCTTTGTTACAAACTGATATGAATTACTGTCACATTTGGCCATTCTTCCAAGTGAGCTGCATTGCACATTATGCAAAATGATGTCTACCTGTTTCATCGCTGAGGCCATGTCATCGTACCGCTCCGCCTGCTCAGCCATACGGGCTCTCTGGATCAGTTGCTCTCTATCTGCCATTGTCGCTGTTGATGTGCCGAAGGTCGGGTAGTCAGTTCCAAGATACGGGAGGCTATTGACGATAGCTAGGTGTATTCGAAAGCAATGTGTATTTTCCCGATGACGTCCTACGATACACACAGCACATCAAATGTCACTGCGGATTATCTCTAAAAACCCACGTACAATACAAGCTAAACAATAGTGAAACAATGCGCTTTTTAATGCTGCCGAGGCGCAAATTAGAATTAAGATAATCAGTGGCTCCCCTCCAAGTCCTCGCTCCAACCCCTAACCGACTCTATCTCAACAACCGGTGGCTAACTAGCTACTGCGGCCTCCCACTGCTATCGACATGGGGTGCTGTTCCAAGAGTCCTGTCTATCCGGGGCGGGGGGGTGAAGGCTGCTGCTGATATTTCAAGATGACGTCACTTTCTAAAAATAGAAACGTACGCTGCAGGCGTGCACCTGCGCAGTGCAACGTACTGCATCGGTTGCAGCAACTGAGAGCGCGTGCGTGTAGGGTTGCAGCTAGCGTGACCTCACATATGGCATACAAGTAATGGTTCCAAGCATAGTAGGATGGAGATGTGAACATATAGGACATAAGTAGTGCCTTTCCTTACATCTACCCAGTCCCAAAGCCATGATAGCATTTATGCCAACCGCTGTAATGTACAAAACATGACACTGAAAGGTGCAGAAGACCTCTGTTTTGCTGACAAGTGTTCCCTCCCCTCATCCCTAAAAGAAAATCACTCCCCATTCCAACGTTGCATCATCTCTTCCCGGTAActgggcaggaggaggagtgtgtgACACACTTCTGTATATTATCAGGGATGTGATATTATTCCAAGAATATAGCAGAACATCTAGCTAGCAGCAGTGTTGGGGAGTCGTGAGCTAAATGTaactaaaatataaatgcaacaggtaaagtgttggtcctatgtttcatgagctaaaataaaaagATTGCAGAAattttacatacac harbors:
- the ywhah gene encoding 14-3-3 protein eta produces the protein MADREQLIQRARMAEQAERYDDMASAMKQVTELSEPLSNDDRNLLSVAYKNVVGARRSSWRVTSSIEQRAMADGNDKKLELVKAYRETIEKELETVCQDVLNLLDQFLIKSCGEDQLESKVFYLKMKGDYYRYLAEVATAEKKTSAVESSEGAYKEAYEISKSMAATHPIRLGLALNFSVFYYEIQNAPEEACKLAKEAFDEAIGHLDNLNEDSYKDSTLIMQLLRDNLTLWTSDQQDSEGGEAQP